TGATGTCGCAACCGCCGATAAACTCACCCTTGACGTAAAGCTGCGGAATCGTCGGCCAGTCGGAATAATCCTTGATGCCCTGACGCACGGCATCGTCGGCCAGAACATTCACATCGCGATAGGCGACATTCATATAGTTGAGAACCCCGGCGACGCGGCTGGAGAACCCGCATTGGGGCATCTCTCTGGTGCCTTTCATGAACAGGACGACATCGTTTTCGTCCAGTGCCTGCTGAATTTGCGTGCGTGCATCCGTCATCGCTCTATCCTCAATCGGGAATTTTGGTCGTCAGCGCAAGCGCGTGCAACTGACCGTCAGGGCCGTCCATCTTGCCATTCAGCGCCGCATAGACGGCGCGT
This sequence is a window from Paracoccus aerodenitrificans. Protein-coding genes within it:
- the grxD gene encoding Grx4 family monothiol glutaredoxin, which translates into the protein MTDARTQIQQALDENDVVLFMKGTREMPQCGFSSRVAGVLNYMNVAYRDVNVLADDAVRQGIKDYSDWPTIPQLYVKGEFIGGCDIITEMTLSGELDQLFDQKEIAYNKEAADKIREANA